A stretch of DNA from Jiangella alba:
GCGAAGGCCGAGCGAGCAGGGGAGCCGGGCCCATCTTTCGGCCGGCCCCCTGACGCTGCTTGAACGGGGGCGCGGGCGGCCGGGTCAAGCGGTCACGTGTCGCGCGAAGCGCCAATTCGGTCCGCTTGAGGCGGCCTCCCGCGCTCCCGACAATGGAGAGCAGCAGGGGGCTGGCCAACGCGGCAGACCCAGCCAACGAGGGCCCGGCCACTGAACCCGCGGCCACGGCCGCAGTCGGCCTGCTACTCGCCACGTGAGATGACGACGTGAGCGTCACCGAGCGTGCCGATGAGAGCACGCCGGGCGTGGGTCGGCGCGGTGGCGGCGTCGTCGTCACGGCGCCGGGGCGAATCAGGTGCCTCACGACCTCCCGTGCGCGGGCGGCAGGCCCACCGATCGTGCGCTCACGCCCCGCGAACCGGCGCACGCCCCGCGAACCGGCGCACGCCCGGCCCACCGGCGGACAGGACCCGTTTCGCGGTCACAAGCGCCGGTTTCCGGGGCGCCAGCCGGTTTCCGGGGCCGCCAAGGTCCTGGCCTGCCTTCACGTCCCGGGCAATGACGGCCACTTCGTCGCCCAACGTGTCGCGTCACAACCAGGCCACGGCCCGCGCCGCGCCACCGTGACGGTCGAGCGCCGCGCCACCGTGACGGTCGAGCGCCGCGCCAGGGCGACGGACGCGCCGCGCCACGGCGACGGCGGCATCGCGCCACCGTGACGGTCGAGCGCCGCGCCACCGTGACGGCCGCGCCGCGCCGCCGCCACGCGCAACACCGTCACCGCAGCACGCCACGGGGCGCCCGCAGCCCCGGCATCCACCCGGCCGACGTCCACCGCACGATCGATGGACCCCTCCGGACCACCCGACCCCCACATCCTGTGGTGCCGGGGTTGTCCACAGCCCGCCGCGCGTTCCGTCGTCCACAACCCACAGGCGTCCGGCGCCGGATCGGCTCCAGGCCGTCCGAATCGTGGCTGACCTGCGGAAACCCGCGACGTACGGGCTGGAGACGGTGAACGGCGTGCGAACCACCACCGGACCCCGCGACGCGCCGAGGGGAGTGATCGACTCATCCATGACCTGCGGCTTTGAAACACCCTCCACCGAGTCCGGCCATGTCGGTTGCAGACGCCCCTCCGGCCGACGTACCGTACCCCTATATCTAGTAGTTACACGGGTGTAAGCTGTCCACAGGTAGTGGTCGAGAGTGCACAGGTTGTCCCCATCTCGTCCACAGGTCCAGCGCCGAGGAGGTGCCCTTCATGCACTGTCCGTTCTGCCGTCACGCCGACAGCCGGGTGGTCGACAGCCGCACCGCAGACGAGGGCACCGTCATCCGCCGCCGGCGGCAGTGCCTGGCCTGCGAGCGCCGCTTCACGACCGTCGAGCAGTTGACGCTCGCCGTGGTGAAGCGGTCCGGGGCCACCGAGCCGTTCAGTCGCGAGAAGGTCGTCGCGGGGGTGCGCCGGGCATGCCAGGGGAGGGGCGTCAGCGAGGACGACCTCGCCCGGCTGGCTCAGCGGGTCGAAGAGGGGTTCCGCGCGTCGGGGAGCGCGGAGATCCCGAGCCGCGAGGTCGGCCTGGCCATCCTGAGCCCGCTGCGCGAGCTCGACGAGGTCGCGTACCTGCGCTTCGCCAGCGTGTACCGCGACTTCGAGAGTCTCGACGACTTCGAGAACGAGATCGCGACGCTGCGGGCCGACCGCGAGCAGGCCGAGCGTCACAGCGACGGCGACGGGCGGGAGCAGGACTCCACCCTCACCGTCGTGGAGCCATAGCCAGCAGTTCAGCACGACAACGGAATGACAGGCCCGGAACCACGGGTAAAAGCCGGGGGAAGTGAGGAAGGTCCATGACGGAGACGGTGAGCGGGCCGAGCCGCAACAGTGCGGGGAGCAAGCCGGGCGGACGGGCGAAGAAGGTGCGCGGGCTGAGCGTCCAGCGCATCTACACCACCCCCGGCGTCCACCCGTACGACGAGGTGACGTGGGAGCGCCGCGACGTCGTCCAGCAGAACTGGAAGACCGGCGAGACCGTCTTCGAGCAGAAGGGCGTGGAGTTTCCCGACTCCTGGTCGCTGAACGCCTCGACGATCGTCACCACGAAGTACTTCCGCGGCGCGGTCGGCACCGACGCCCGCGAGTGGAGCCTGCGCCAGCTCATCGACCGGGTGGTGAAGAAGTACCGCACCACCGGTGAGGACGAGGGCTACTTCGCCTCGACGGACGACGCCGACGTCTTCGAGCACGAGCTCACCTGGATGCTGCTGCACCAGGTGTTCAGCTTCAACTCGCCGGTGTGGTTCAACGTCGGAACGAAGTCGCCGCAGCAGGTGTCGGCGTGCTTCATCCTCTCTGTCGACGACTCCATGGAGTCGATCCTCAACTGGTACCGCGAAGAGGGCATGATCTTCAAGGGCGGCTCCGGCGCCGGCCTGAACCTGTCGCGCATCCGCTCCAGCAAGGAGCTGCTGTCCTCCGGCGGCACGGCGTCCGGCCCGGTCAGCTTCATGCGCGGCGCCGACGCCTCGGCCGGCACCATCAAGTCCGGCGGCGCCACCCGGCGCGCGGCCAAGATGGTCGTGCTCGACGTCGACCACCCCGACGTCCAGGAGTTCATCCAGACGAAGGCGCGCGAGGAAGACAAGATCCGCGCGCTGCGCGACGCCGGTTTCGACATGGACCTCGGCGGCTCCGACATCGTGTCCGTCCAGTACCAGAACGCCAACAACTCTGTCCGCGTGAACGACGAGTTCATGCGCGCGGTCGAGTCCGGCGGCGAGTTCGGCCTGCGCGCCCGCATGACCGGCGAGGTCATCTCCACCGTCGACGCGAAGAAGCTGTTCCGCGACATGGCGCAGGCGGCGTGGGAGTGCGCCGACCCCGGCATCCAGTACGACGGCACCATCAACGACTGGCACACCAACCCCGAGACCGGCCGCATCACCGCGTCGAACCCGTGCTCGGAGTACATGAGCCTCGACAACTCCAGCTGCAACCTCGCCAGCCTGAACCTGATGAAGTTCCTGAACGCCGACGGGAGCTTCGACGCCGCCACGTTCGCCAAGGCGGTCGAGCTGATCATCACCGCGATGGACATCTCCATCACGTTCGCCGACTTCCCGACCGAGTCGATCACCGAGACCACCCGCGCCTACCGGCAGCTCGGCATCGGCTACGCGAACCTCGGCGCGCTGCTCATGGCGTCCGGCCTGGCCTACGACTCCGACGGCGGCCGCGCGCTGGCCGCCGCCATCACGTCGCTGATGACCGGCGCCGCCTACAAGCGCTCCGCCGAGCTGGCCGGCGTCGTCGGCCCGTACGACGGCTTCGCCCGCAACGCCGAGGCGCACGCCCGGGTCATGCGCAAGCACGCCGCCGCCAACGACTCCCTGCGCTCGGTCGCCACGCTCGACGCCGACGTCCGCAGCCTCGCCACGAAGGTGTGGGCCGAGGGCAACAAGATCGGCGAGAAGAACGGGTGGCGCAACGCGCAGGCGTCGCTGCTGGCGCCCACCGGCACCATCGGCTTCATGATGGACTGCGACACCACCGGCATCGAGCCCGACTTCTCGCTGGTCAAGTTCAAGAAGCTGGTCGGCGGCGGCTCCATGCAGATCGTCAACCTGACGGTCCCGCGGGCGCTGAAGAAGCTCGGCTACGCCGACGAGACCATCGAGGCCATCGTCGAGTACATCGCCGAGCACGGCAACGTCGTCGACGCGCCCGGCCTCAAGCCCGAGCACTACGAGGTGTTCGACTGCGCCGCCGGTCAGCCGCGGGCCATCGAGCCGATGGGCCACGTGCGCATGATGGCCGCCGTCCAGGCGTTCCTGTCCGGCGCCATCTCGAAGACGGTCAACATGCCCGAGTCGGCGACCGTCGAGGAGATCGAGGAGATCTACCTGCAGGGCTGGAAGCTCGGCCTCAAGGCGCTGGCCGTCTACCGCGACAACTGCAAGGTCGGCCAGCCGCTGTCCGACGCCAAGGCGAAGGTCGCCGACACCACGGCCGAGAAGGACGTCGTCGTCGAGTACCGGCCGACCCGCCAGCGGCTGCCGAAGACCCGCCCGAGCCGCACCACGTCGTTCACCGTCGGCGGCGCCGAGGGCTACATGACGGCCGGCTCGTACCCCGACGACGGCCTCGGCGAGGTCTTCCTGAAGCTGGGCAAGCAGGGCTCCACGCTGGCCGGCATCATGGACGCCTTCTCCATCGCCACGTCCATCGCGCTGCAGTACGGCGTGCCGCTCGAGACGTACGTCGAGAAGTTCACCAACATGCGCTTCGAGCCGTCGGGCATGACCGACGACCCCGACGTCCGCATGGCGCAGAGCGTCGTCGACTACATCTTCCGGCGGCTGGCGCTCGACCACCTGCCGTTCGAGTCGCGGGCGGCGCTCGGCATCTACACGGCGTCCGAGCGGGCCCGTCAGCTCGACACGGGGGAGTACACCGCCGACTCCGAGATCGAGGTCGACACGTTCCGGCAGTCCGCTCCGGTGAAGGCCGAGGTCGCCCCGGCCCAGCCGGCGCCGGTCGTCGAGGCCGCGGCGGCCCGTCCGGCCCCGGTCGAGGCGCACACGTCGGCCGAACTGCTCGAGGCCATCCAGGGCACCAGCACCGACGCACCGCTCTGCTTCACCTGCGGCACGAAGATGCGCCCGGCCGGCAGCTGCTACGTCTGCGAGGGCTGCGGCTCGACCAGCGGCTGCAGCTGACACGACGCACGCACAACGGCGGCCCCCGGGACATCCCGGCGGGCCGCCGTTGTGTGTTTCCGGGTCAGTGGGGGAGCCGGGCGAGCCGGGCGCAGGTGACGGCCAGCCACGTCCAGCCGGCGAGGATGCCCGCCGTGAACGCCAACACGCCCCACGTCGCGCCGGCGCTGGCCGACACCGCGACGAAGCCGGCGAGGATCAGCGTCCCGCCGGCGACGCTGTAGCGTGCCGCGCCGCGGCGGCCGGTGCGGCGCAGGTGGCGGCCGAGGGCGAAGCAGGCGATCGCGAAGCAGGTGAACCCGACGACGCCGGCGCCCATGTGAGCGAGGCCGTGCCAGCTGATCGTCTCGGCGGCCTCGGCCGGAGTGCCGGGCGGGAAGCCCTCGACCGGGTCGGCCCGGAAGGCGCCCGCGGCCAGCAGCGAGACGCCGAAGACGCCGACCAGGCGCGGCGCCCAGGTGCCGGCCCTGCCGGTCCGGCGCAGCCCGGCCGCCGCCGCCACCGTCAACACCGCGGCGACGACGAAGTTCGCGATCTGCACCCAGCCGAGGTCGCCGTTCGCCAGCACGCTCGCCGCATGCCGCGTCGGGTCGTACCCGTCGCGCACGACGTACTGCCCGACGACCGCCGCGACGTACAACGGCCCCGCGACCACGCCGGCGGTGAGCAGCCGGCGCTGCCCACGCGACGTGGCGGGCGTGGGGGCCGCGGCGGTGGTCGTGGCGGTGGTCGTGCCGGTCGTGGTGACGACGGGGGTGGCTGTGGCTGCGGTGACGGCGGTGACGGCGGAGGTGGTGGTGGCGGGGGTGGTGGTGGACATGGTCCCGTCCTTCCGGCGTGTGGTGTGCCCTGGCTGGCTCGATCCTGCTACCGAAAAGAAAAATTGTCAAGGACGAAGGGAGTTGTCGGTAGCACGGCTGATCCGGGCCGGGCCGGGACGTGTTCGAGGCTGCGGGGGCGTGCATGGGCGTGTGATGGCGCGCTGGACCGCGCCGATCGGGACGACGCGGTGCTGGGCCGCACGAGGCCGCGCAGCGGTGCGCAGAGCAGCGCTGGGGCGCGTTGAAGCGCCATCCGGCGCCACGCGGCGCCCGTAGGGGAGCAGACCCGGTCAGGGGTGCCGGTCAGCGCGTGGGGCAGCGGCGCCGGCCCGGGGCGCCCGGCGGGGCGTCGGCAAGGGGGCCGGCCCGGGGCGCCAGACAGGGGCGCCAGACAGGGGCGCCAGACAGGGGCGCCAGACAGGGGCGCGGGCAAGGGGACCGGGCAGGGCGCTGGCAAAGGAGAGCTGAGCAGGGGCGCCGGCAAGGGGGACCGGGCGGGCGCCGGGTCAGCAGCGCCCGGTCAGGGGGCCGGGCAAGGCGCCGGGCAAGGCGCCGGGTCAGCGGCGCGCCCGGTCACGTGCCCAGTCAGCGGCGAGGCTTGACGCCCGCCACCAGCTCCTTGACCCGCGACGGCTCGACGTAGCGGGCGCGGACGGCGCCGCTGGCGAGCTTGCGGATCAGCGCGTCCTCCGGCAGGGGCTGCTGCGACGCCAGGAGGATGACGTTGCCGTAGCGGCGTCCACGCAGCTGGCCGGGCTCGGCGATCAGGGCCACGTGGGCGAACACCTCGAGGGCCGTCGCCGCTTCGACGCGGGCTTCGCGGACCTGGGCGGTGTCGGCGACGTTGCCGACGTAGACGCCGGCGGGGGAGAGCACCCGCGCGACCGACGTGTAGAAGGCGACGTCGGCCAGGTGGGGCGGCACGTCGGAGCCGTCGAACGCGTCGCGGATGACGACGGCCGAATAGTCGTCCGGCAGCGACCGCAGCCCTTCCAGCGCGTCCATCGCCTTGAGCCGCAGCCCGCGCACCGACCGCAGCCCGAACGCCTGCCGCATCAGAGTGGCCAGCGCGGCGTCGATCTCGAACACCGTCTGCGGCGACCCCGGCCGCGTCGCCGCCACATAGCGGGCCAGCGTGCAGCCGGCCCCGCCGAGATGCAGCACGGACAGCGGCGCACCGGGCGGCGCGACGACGTCGAGGAGGTGGCCGGTCCACTGGGTGTACTCGAAGTCCAGCCGGGTCGGGTCGTCGACGTCGACGTAGGAACTGGCCACCCCGTTGAGCCGGACCGACCAGCCGCCGGGGTGGGCGCGGTCCGGGATCAGCTCCGCCGTCCCGGAGTCGACGTGGTGGGTCCCGGCGAAGCGCTCGGGACGTGGGCGGTCGCTGGCACGGGACGGGGGCACGAGCGATAGGTTCGCAGCATGGCTGACCGTCCGACAAGGAACCTCCACGTAGGCGCGCCGTACCGGGCCGACGAAGCGCGCTACATCGACACCCCCTACCGCCGCAGCGGCCGCACCGGACTCAAGCTGCCGGCCATCTCGCTGGGCCTCTGGCAGAACTTCGGCGACGAGTCGCCGCTGGCCACGCAGCGGGCCATCCTGCGCACGGCGTTCGACCACGGCGTCACCCACTTCGACCTCGCCAACAACTACGGCCCGCCGCCCGGCTCGGCGGAGAAGAACTTCGGCCGCATCTTCGCCGAGGACTTCCGCCCGTACCGCGACGAGCTGATCATCTCGACGAAGGCCGGCTACGACATGTGGCCCGGCCCGTACGGCGAATGGGGCTCGCGCAAGTACCTGCTGGCCAGCCTCGACGCCTCGCTGGACCGCATGGGCCTCGACTACGTCGACATCTTCTACTCGCACCGGTTCGACCCCGACACGCCGCTCGAGGAGACGATGGGCGCGCTGGACACCGCGGTCCGGTCCGGCCGGGCGCTGTACGCGGGCATCTCGTCGTACTCGCCGGAGCGCACTCGCGAGGCGGCCGCCATCATGCGCGAGCTGGGCACGCCGCTGGCCATCCACCAGCCGTCCTACTCGATGTTCAACCGCTGGATCGAGGCCGGGCTGACCGAGGCCTGTGCGGACGCGGGCCTCGGCATCATCGCCTTCTCGCCGCTGGCGCAGGGCCTGCTGACGAACAAGTACCTGGGCGGGGTGCCGGACGACTCCCGCGCGGCCCGCGGCGGGTCGTTCTCGCCGTCGCTGGTCACGCAGGACGTCGTCGACCGGCTGAACGCGCTGGCCGGGGTCGCCGAGTCGCGCGGGCAGACGCTCGCGCAGCTGGCGCTGTCGTGGGCGTTGCGCGACGAGCGGGTGACGTCGGTGCTGATCGGCGCCCGGACGGTGGGCCAGCTCGACGACAGCCTGGGCGCGCTGGACCGCCTCGACTTCTCCGACGACGAGCTCGCCGAGATCGACCGGCACGCCGTCGAGGCGGGCCTGAACATCTGGGCCCGGTCGAGCGACGCGTGACCCGATGAACGAGCGTCAGCGCCGCAACCCGCGCACCGAGGCCATCTGGGCCCAGCTGTACGAGGCGCTGGCCGCGCTGAGCGCCTCGACCGGCCGCCGCGACCTCGACATCGTCGACCTCGGCGGCGGGAGCGGCGTGTTCGCGGTGCCGCTGGCCCGCATCGGCCACCGCGTCACCGTCGTCGACCCGAGCCCGAACGCGCTGGCCGCGCTGGCTCGCCGGGCGGCCGAGGCGGGCGTGGGCGACCAGGTCACGGGCGTGCAGGGCGACGCGGCCGGGCTGGCCGGCGTGGTCGGGCCCGGCGGCGCCGACGTCGTGCTGTGCCACGGGGTGCTCGAGGTGGTCGACGACGTCTCCGGTGCGGTGACGGCCATCGCGGCGGCGCTGCGCCCCGGCGGCGTCGCGAGCGTCGTGGTCGCCCAGCGCTACGCCGCGGTGCTCGCGAAGGCACTGGCCGGGCATTTCGCCGACGCCCGGCACCTGCTCGACGACCCCGACGGCCGCTGGGGCGGCTCCGACCCGCTGCCGCGCCGGTTCGACGAGGACGGCGTCAGGGCGCTGCTCGCGGCCGCCGGGCTGCGCGTCGACGAGGTGCACGGTGTGAGAGTGCTCACCGACCTCGTCGCCGGCGGCGTCGTCGACGACCCCGCCGAGGTGGCCGCGCTGGCCGAACTGGAGGCCGCCGTGGTCGCACATCCGGCGTTCCGGGCCGTCGCCGCGGCTCTGCACGTGCTCGCCGGACGGCCCGCGGGAGCCGACGTGTGATCGGCCTGCGGGCGGGTACTGCGACACCGAATCGCTTCGGTACTGCACCCGGCTTTCTTCGGTGGCGTCGGCCGCATATGCTGGTCCTTACAGCAGGTGCCCAAGGTTTCCGTGTTCATTGGAGGGGAACGGTGCCACTCTCCGATCATGAGCAGCGGCTGCTCGAGCAGATGGAGCAGGCGCTGCTCGCTGAGGATCCGAAGTTCGCCACCGCCATGCGTGGCGCGGATCTTCGGCGGCGGTACCGGCGACGCGCGGTCTTTGCCGGTCTGGTCTTCGTCGTCGGCGTCGTGTTGCTCATGACGGGCGCCGTCACTCAGGTCATTCCGCTCGGCGTGGCGGGCTTCGTCGTCATGCTCGGCTCGGCCTTCTACGCCGTCACGTCGTGGCGTCGCGTTCCGCCGAACGACGGCACGGCCGCCACTGCCACCGGCGAAGTGCCCGACATCAGCCCGGGTTCGCCCCGCCGGCAGCGCCGCCCCAAGGGGCCGCGCAACAACGGCTCGTTCATGGACCGCATGGAGCAGCGCTGGCGCAACCGGCGCGAGCGCGGCTACGGCCAGTAACGGCACCGCGGCAGCAGCACCGCAGCAGTAGCAGCACCACCACGGTTCACGCGTCCGGCGCCGCCTTCGGGCGGCGCCTCTTGCGTTTCCGGTCCGCCCTGCGCGCCACCACCTGGTCCGGTGTGGTGCCGACCGGGCCGGCCCACCCACGATCGGGTGGGCCGGGCGCGGTCACTCGGCCGGGGGACGGGGCGCCGGCAGCCGGCGCCGCAGGCTGGACGAGGCGACGGAGTCGCGCAGCCGCTCGCCGGTGGCGTCGATCCAGTCGAACCCCTCGACCAGCCGGCGGTTCGCCTCGACCGCGCTGTCGCGGTAGCGGGTCGGCAGCAGGAACGCCTTGACCCGCCGGCCGATCGACGCCGAGCGGGCGATGGAGCGGCGCACCAGTTCGGTGTCGTCGTGCAGCGCCTCGACGGGCTCGGCCCGGCGGGCGTAGCGGGCCTGCTCGACGGCGCCGACGAGGTGATCGAGCAACTGCCGGTCGTCGTCGCCGAGGGAGGCGGCCGTCGCCAGCCGGCGGCCGGTGGACCGCGGCGTGGCGGCGGGATCCCAGGGGTGGCCGGCGTCGCGGGCGGATTCGCGCAGGTCGGCCCACGCGGCCTCGGCCAGCGCGCCGGGATCGTCGCCGGCCTGCCGCCAGCGCAGCCGGCGGCCGACGCGCGCGGCCACCGACGGGGTGGCGAAGAACGCCGCCAGCGCCAGCGCGCCGAGCACGATGAGCGGCCACTGCGACGGCGGGTCCTGGCTGCCGGACGCGGCGCCGCCGCCGAGCTCGTCGTCGCGCGGGATGGACGGCGCCGTGCTGGTCGGCTGCGACGTGGGGGAGCTGGGGTCGTTGGGGTCGGGCACCGGCGCGTTCTGGGTGGGCACGATGGTCCAGTCGGGGGCGCGGCCGGTGATGGCGGCCGGCGTGGGCTCGAACCGGACCCAGCCGGACCCCTCGAAGTACAGCTCCGGCCAGGCGTGGGAGTCGTGCGCGCGGACGAGGTAGGTGCCGTTGCCCTGGTAGTCGCCGGCGGTGAAGCCGACCGCGACCCGCGCCGGGATGCCGAGGTAGCGGGCCATGATGGCCATGGTCGCGGCGAACTGCTCGCAGTAGCCGCGCCGGTCGTTCAGGAAGTCGACCAGCGCGTTGGCCGTGTGGCCGGACGTCGACTCGATGTCGTACTCGAAGCCGCCCTGCGGCCCGCGGAACCACTGCTGCAGCGCGGCCGCCTTGCTGAAGTCGTCGGCAGCGCCCTCGGTGACCTCGTCGGCGAGTTCGGTGACCTCGGCCGGGAGCTCGTCGGGCAGCTCGAGCATGGCGTCGACATCGTCGCTGGGCGGCCCGGCGTTGCGCAGCGCCTCGACGCTCGGCTCGACCACCAGGCTCTGCACGTTGTACGAGCGGGCGCGGACGTCGTCGCCGTCGGCCACGACGTCGAGGGTGGGCCCGTGGTAGCGCCAGTCGCCGTCGATGGTGATGCTCTGCGCCGGGTAGGGGAGCGGCAGCCAGCTGGAGCTGAAGTCGGGGCTGACGTTGATGTCGTAGTCGATGCGCGGCCAGTCGGCCTGCTCGAGGCCCTGCGGCCACGGCAGCCCGCTGTCGACGGAGTCGGGTACCGGCCGGTCGGACGTCTTCCACTCCTCGCCGTCGAACACGTCGAGCGTGACGATGCGGATGTAGGTGGCGGCGTCGGTGTCGGCGCTGGAGCTGTAGCGCAGCACCTCGACGTTCTCGCGGCGCTGCAGGTTGCGCTGGAGGTCGATGATCGGGTTGTCGGTGCGGATGGTCTGCCCGCCACCCCCGCCGCCACCGCGGCCCGGGCCGAGCACGCCCTCCGTCAGCACCGGCGCGAGACCCGGCACGGCGACCGCTACCGCCAGCGCCACCGCGCCGACCCGGCGGCCGTTGCGGGCCAGCGAGTCGGTCTCGGGGATGCCGCTGCGCCGCGCCGACGGGCTGGCCGAGCGCCCCCACGCCGCGACCCGAGTGCGTCCCTCGGACACCAGCAGCGCCAGGAACCCGGCCGCCGGCGGCAGGAACCACCACCAGTCCAGCCCGATGGTCATGGCCGTGGCCGCGACGGCGTAGCAGGCGGCCAGCGGCACGCCGGCCAGCGGCACCTTGCGCAGCCAGACGGCGAGGGTGTCGACCAGCAGCGCCACGACGCCGGCGCCGCCGACCACCAGCATGAGGATGCCGCGCGGCACCGGGATGGGCGCGACGTAGGTGTTGGTGACGTCGATGCCCTCTTGGAAGACGTCGACCAGCCGGGTGGCCCAGTCGGTGGTCGGGATGAACCCGAGCAGCGCGACGTCGTTGGCCACCAGCACGCCCAGCCACAGCACGACGACGGCCAGCTGCGCGACCGGGACCAGCAGCGCCGGCACGCCGAGCTTGCGCAGCACGTAGCCGGTGCCGGCGACCAGCGCGACCACGAGCGCGGCCGGCACGATCCAGTCGTCGGTCTGCGTGATGGCGAACAGCGGCACCACCGACAGCCAGGCCGCCACGGCCGCGACGATGGTCAGGCGGCCGTGGGCGCTCAGCGACGACATCAGCTCGCCTCCGGTCCGGTCGAGACGCCGGCCGTGGCCTGCGCCTGCACGGCCGGGCGCTGCAGCCCGAGGCGCTCCCACAGCGTGGCCAGGTGCTCGCCGCGCTTGGCGACGATGACGTTCCAGCCGGCGCTGCGCAGCACCTGCACGCCGGCCGTGAGCCGCACCTGCTCGCGGCTGTTCTCACCCAGCGACGTCCACGACATGACGTCGAGGACGACGGCCAGCGCGGCGGTGGAGCCCTGCCGCAGCCCGGCGACGACGTGCGCCTCGGGCTCGGTGAGCCGGCCGAACACGCCGACCAGCAGGCCGGTGGCGGCCTCGGCGCCGCTGAGGAGGTCGGGCCAGCGGCCGATGGACGCGTCGCGCTGCGGCTGGACGACGGCGAGCGCGTCGAGCAGCGATACCTTGGCGTCGCCGGGACCGCTGGCGGGGTCGTGCCAGTTGGTGGAGACGGCGCCGCCGTGGTCGGTGACCAGCCGGACGGCGTAGCCGCGCTCGGCCAGGTGGACGCCGACGGACGCGGCCGCGGTGACGC
This window harbors:
- a CDS encoding DUF3040 domain-containing protein, which encodes MPLSDHEQRLLEQMEQALLAEDPKFATAMRGADLRRRYRRRAVFAGLVFVVGVVLLMTGAVTQVIPLGVAGFVVMLGSAFYAVTSWRRVPPNDGTAATATGEVPDISPGSPRRQRRPKGPRNNGSFMDRMEQRWRNRRERGYGQ
- a CDS encoding vitamin B12-dependent ribonucleotide reductase; translation: MTETVSGPSRNSAGSKPGGRAKKVRGLSVQRIYTTPGVHPYDEVTWERRDVVQQNWKTGETVFEQKGVEFPDSWSLNASTIVTTKYFRGAVGTDAREWSLRQLIDRVVKKYRTTGEDEGYFASTDDADVFEHELTWMLLHQVFSFNSPVWFNVGTKSPQQVSACFILSVDDSMESILNWYREEGMIFKGGSGAGLNLSRIRSSKELLSSGGTASGPVSFMRGADASAGTIKSGGATRRAAKMVVLDVDHPDVQEFIQTKAREEDKIRALRDAGFDMDLGGSDIVSVQYQNANNSVRVNDEFMRAVESGGEFGLRARMTGEVISTVDAKKLFRDMAQAAWECADPGIQYDGTINDWHTNPETGRITASNPCSEYMSLDNSSCNLASLNLMKFLNADGSFDAATFAKAVELIITAMDISITFADFPTESITETTRAYRQLGIGYANLGALLMASGLAYDSDGGRALAAAITSLMTGAAYKRSAELAGVVGPYDGFARNAEAHARVMRKHAAANDSLRSVATLDADVRSLATKVWAEGNKIGEKNGWRNAQASLLAPTGTIGFMMDCDTTGIEPDFSLVKFKKLVGGGSMQIVNLTVPRALKKLGYADETIEAIVEYIAEHGNVVDAPGLKPEHYEVFDCAAGQPRAIEPMGHVRMMAAVQAFLSGAISKTVNMPESATVEEIEEIYLQGWKLGLKALAVYRDNCKVGQPLSDAKAKVADTTAEKDVVVEYRPTRQRLPKTRPSRTTSFTVGGAEGYMTAGSYPDDGLGEVFLKLGKQGSTLAGIMDAFSIATSIALQYGVPLETYVEKFTNMRFEPSGMTDDPDVRMAQSVVDYIFRRLALDHLPFESRAALGIYTASERARQLDTGEYTADSEIEVDTFRQSAPVKAEVAPAQPAPVVEAAAARPAPVEAHTSAELLEAIQGTSTDAPLCFTCGTKMRPAGSCYVCEGCGSTSGCS
- the nrdR gene encoding transcriptional regulator NrdR gives rise to the protein MHCPFCRHADSRVVDSRTADEGTVIRRRRQCLACERRFTTVEQLTLAVVKRSGATEPFSREKVVAGVRRACQGRGVSEDDLARLAQRVEEGFRASGSAEIPSREVGLAILSPLRELDEVAYLRFASVYRDFESLDDFENEIATLRADREQAERHSDGDGREQDSTLTVVEP
- a CDS encoding DUF998 domain-containing protein, translated to MSTTTPATTTSAVTAVTAATATPVVTTTGTTTATTTAAAPTPATSRGQRRLLTAGVVAGPLYVAAVVGQYVVRDGYDPTRHAASVLANGDLGWVQIANFVVAAVLTVAAAAGLRRTGRAGTWAPRLVGVFGVSLLAAGAFRADPVEGFPPGTPAEAAETISWHGLAHMGAGVVGFTCFAIACFALGRHLRRTGRRGAARYSVAGGTLILAGFVAVSASAGATWGVLAFTAGILAGWTWLAVTCARLARLPH
- a CDS encoding class I SAM-dependent methyltransferase, whose protein sequence is MNERQRRNPRTEAIWAQLYEALAALSASTGRRDLDIVDLGGGSGVFAVPLARIGHRVTVVDPSPNALAALARRAAEAGVGDQVTGVQGDAAGLAGVVGPGGADVVLCHGVLEVVDDVSGAVTAIAAALRPGGVASVVVAQRYAAVLAKALAGHFADARHLLDDPDGRWGGSDPLPRRFDEDGVRALLAAAGLRVDEVHGVRVLTDLVAGGVVDDPAEVAALAELEAAVVAHPAFRAVAAALHVLAGRPAGADV
- the mgrA gene encoding L-glyceraldehyde 3-phosphate reductase, translating into MADRPTRNLHVGAPYRADEARYIDTPYRRSGRTGLKLPAISLGLWQNFGDESPLATQRAILRTAFDHGVTHFDLANNYGPPPGSAEKNFGRIFAEDFRPYRDELIISTKAGYDMWPGPYGEWGSRKYLLASLDASLDRMGLDYVDIFYSHRFDPDTPLEETMGALDTAVRSGRALYAGISSYSPERTREAAAIMRELGTPLAIHQPSYSMFNRWIEAGLTEACADAGLGIIAFSPLAQGLLTNKYLGGVPDDSRAARGGSFSPSLVTQDVVDRLNALAGVAESRGQTLAQLALSWALRDERVTSVLIGARTVGQLDDSLGALDRLDFSDDELAEIDRHAVEAGLNIWARSSDA
- a CDS encoding spermidine synthase translates to MPPSRASDRPRPERFAGTHHVDSGTAELIPDRAHPGGWSVRLNGVASSYVDVDDPTRLDFEYTQWTGHLLDVVAPPGAPLSVLHLGGAGCTLARYVAATRPGSPQTVFEIDAALATLMRQAFGLRSVRGLRLKAMDALEGLRSLPDDYSAVVIRDAFDGSDVPPHLADVAFYTSVARVLSPAGVYVGNVADTAQVREARVEAATALEVFAHVALIAEPGQLRGRRYGNVILLASQQPLPEDALIRKLASGAVRARYVEPSRVKELVAGVKPRR